Genomic DNA from Carnobacteriaceae bacterium zg-C25:
CTTTTATAGCACCTTTGTCCGAATAAATTAATACATTTGTTTTATAGAATAAAACAGATATGTATAAAATAACAACGGCACTCAACAAACTAATTCCAGTAGCTAAAAACAATTCTTCTATTGACACTGTTCCCGCTGCTAAACGGAACGGCATAACAAACGGTGTTGTTAATGGAATTAATGAGAAAATACGCACGACTGGATTGTTTGGCATACTTAGCGCAAACATCCCTACATAAAATCCAGCCACTGCAATAAGCGTTACCGGCGTCATTACTTTAGCAACATCTTCTACTTTTGAAACAATTGATCCTAACAACGCAGATAAACTAATGTAAATTAAGCAGCCAATTAACGAAATAATAATACTAAAAATAATCATATCACTAATTGTCGATAAAATATCAACGTTTGGTATAAATTGATTAATCATTTCTTTAAAAGTATCGATAAAGAAATACGCTGGTATCGCCATAGCCACATAGCACAACAACTGTGTTGATAATACCATGACTACACCGAAAAACTTACCGTAAAAATGAGTGTTTGCCGTTGTACTAGATAAAACAACTTCCATCATTCGTGTCCCTTTTTCAGTGGCAATTTCTTGTCCCATTGCCCCTGCATAATTCATGACGAACATAAACATAATGATGACAACAGCATACGCAACGCCACGACGCAAATTATCTTTAGCATTACCTTCATCATCAATTTGAACCGTACC
This window encodes:
- a CDS encoding ABC transporter permease, with the protein product MSKKVQSKFSVIWKETYRRNVKSAGFIFMVLMPLIMFGIFSVVFSVISGERAKANEATISLVSTDNALVQAIKASPIKLTFVDVANEQEAVQKLSDSTIDGYVVLSRNEQNDISVTLNRKATSKDANLDMLRQVVQAYRLNEKSVQLGVSSDQLQALTDVKVAFSENKLNEVALANGTVQIDDEGNAKDNLRRGVAYAVVIIMFMFVMNYAGAMGQEIATEKGTRMMEVVLSSTTANTHFYGKFFGVVMVLSTQLLCYVAMAIPAYFFIDTFKEMINQFIPNVDILSTISDMIIFSIIISLIGCLIYISLSALLGSIVSKVEDVAKVMTPVTLIAVAGFYVGMFALSMPNNPVVRIFSLIPLTTPFVMPFRLAAGTVSIEELFLATGISLLSAVVILYISVLFYKTNVLIYSDKGAIKALKQSLMLRKQNKMHKS